The following coding sequences are from one Acidobacteriota bacterium window:
- a CDS encoding alkaline phosphatase family protein, with protein sequence MPFVLAGALAGVAAADVLIGLNPDLLAPAPALRALVVLGAIGAALAAPLAWLRKRPATRASTLLLALLLGLAAAGVEVQRRAAHDFVPGGGRRVLAAAALALAGGAFLLAFAAGRGAPARPVAAVLVLLLLAPLAGRRAPERAVLASPEPLPRAARRSLLVIGIEGVSWDLLTAFASEGSLPTFARLLSEGAAGPLASLAPYDRAALWTSAATGKKPFKHGVVSGFRRDALSGSFRMLPVVPGLGRLVPPLGTWVREDGARRRSLTFWEILVARGHESAVLNWPCSAPARDGTVLWATDRFFAGDDADDAARPAEAARRARLFRVSPAGLDRPLARALGPDGLPEGPARREPPAAAAGDLSVVGAALGALPAGPNNVAALVLSGLATAARLFGGAGDARYWGLAAPEGAETRARALKAYYRFLDDTLADVLEREGKERTICLFAPVGWGPPTTAEAVVRFVRGRVPEAGPDAARDGFVLLAGAGVRSGVRLTSAGVLDLAPTLLVLAGEPLARDMDGRVLAEAFDERFAEIASVPVITTFEPGGPQ encoded by the coding sequence TTGCCGTTCGTCCTGGCGGGGGCGCTCGCCGGCGTCGCGGCGGCCGACGTCCTGATCGGATTGAATCCCGATCTCCTCGCGCCCGCCCCCGCGCTGCGGGCCCTCGTGGTGCTCGGCGCGATCGGCGCGGCGCTCGCGGCGCCCCTCGCGTGGCTCCGGAAACGGCCCGCGACGCGCGCGTCGACGCTCCTCCTGGCTCTCCTTCTCGGCCTCGCGGCCGCGGGCGTCGAAGTCCAGCGCCGGGCGGCGCACGACTTCGTCCCCGGAGGCGGGCGGCGCGTCCTCGCGGCGGCGGCGCTCGCGCTCGCGGGGGGCGCGTTCCTCCTCGCTTTCGCTGCGGGGCGCGGCGCGCCCGCGCGGCCGGTCGCGGCCGTCCTCGTCCTGCTCCTCCTCGCGCCGCTGGCGGGACGCCGCGCGCCGGAGCGGGCCGTGCTCGCGAGCCCGGAGCCGCTGCCGCGCGCCGCGCGCCGGAGCCTCCTCGTCATCGGGATCGAAGGCGTCTCCTGGGATCTCCTGACGGCGTTCGCGTCGGAGGGCTCGCTTCCGACGTTCGCGCGCCTGCTCTCGGAAGGGGCGGCGGGGCCGCTCGCGTCTCTCGCGCCGTACGACCGCGCGGCCCTCTGGACGTCCGCGGCGACGGGCAAGAAGCCGTTCAAGCACGGCGTCGTCTCGGGCTTCCGGCGGGACGCGCTCTCGGGGTCGTTCCGCATGCTGCCGGTCGTGCCGGGCCTCGGGCGGCTCGTGCCGCCGCTCGGGACGTGGGTGCGCGAGGACGGCGCCCGGCGTCGCAGCCTCACGTTCTGGGAGATCCTGGTGGCGCGCGGCCACGAATCGGCGGTCCTGAACTGGCCGTGCTCGGCCCCGGCGCGCGACGGAACGGTGCTCTGGGCGACGGACCGTTTCTTCGCGGGCGACGACGCGGACGACGCGGCGCGCCCGGCCGAGGCCGCCCGGCGCGCGCGCCTCTTCCGGGTCTCTCCGGCCGGGCTGGACCGGCCGCTCGCCCGCGCGCTCGGCCCGGACGGATTGCCCGAAGGGCCGGCGCGCCGCGAGCCGCCCGCCGCCGCGGCGGGCGACCTGAGCGTCGTCGGCGCGGCGCTGGGCGCGCTTCCGGCGGGGCCGAACAACGTCGCGGCCCTCGTCCTCTCCGGCCTCGCGACGGCCGCGCGGCTCTTCGGCGGCGCCGGGGACGCGCGCTACTGGGGACTCGCGGCGCCGGAGGGGGCCGAGACGCGGGCCCGGGCCCTCAAGGCGTACTACCGGTTCCTCGACGACACGCTCGCGGACGTTCTCGAGCGCGAGGGCAAAGAGCGCACGATCTGCCTCTTCGCGCCCGTCGGGTGGGGCCCGCCCACCACCGCTGAGGCCGTCGTGCGCTTCGTGCGCGGACGCGTGCCCGAGGCCGGTCCCGACGCCGCGCGCGACGGGTTCGTGCTTCTTGCCGGTGCGGGCGTCCGTTCGGGCGTGCGCCTCACCTCGGCCGGCGTCCTCGACCTCGCGCCGACGCTTCTCGTCCTCGCGGGCGAGCCGCTCGCGCGCGACATGGACGGGCGCGTCCTCGCCGAAGCGTTCGACGAGAGGTTCGCGGAGATCGCGAGCGTCCCGGTGATCACCACGTTCGAGCCCGGGGGACCGCAGTGA
- a CDS encoding dehydrogenase E1 component subunit alpha/beta encodes MASEAAAPRVDKYEGLTRDDLLRAFRNMVTSRRIDDREIQLKRQNRIFFQISGAGHEALQTAIAAHMKKGVDWLFPYYRDRALCLGLGVTPREMFLEAVGAAADPASSGRQMPSHWGSARLNVFTTSSPTGSECLPGVGAAEAGRFLLRPDAAAIRDQASRASADEVVVVTIGDGATSEGEFWEALNSAATLKLPVVFVVEDNGYAISVPVEVNTPGGSISRLVRSWPGIFVVEVDGCDYLASYDAFRYAFAYARERKGPALVHGHVVRPYSHSLSDDEKLYRPENERQKDAERDPIVLFEKFLLDENLATADEIKALRDEVDAEVGRAADEALASPQPAAETVFENVTSPDADPTSAAFDTEDAPAFSGEPTTMVDLVNAALRDEMARDGRIAVWGEDVADASRVDVLGEVKGKGGVFKVTAGLQKAYGNARVFNAPLAEASIVGRAIGWAARGLKPVVEIQFFDYIWPAMQQLRDELATVRWRSGGAWKAPVVVRVPIGGYLTGGGPYHSQSGEVTFAHIPGLRVVMPSNALDANGLLRTAIRCDDPVLFLEHKHLYRQTHNKGRYPGRDFMIPFGKAKVVRPGEDVTVVTYGATVYRSAVAAAALAEETGRHAEVIDLRTLAPYDWEAIATSVKKTNRLLVVHEDWKTHGFGAEIAARAADELFEWLDAPVRRVAAKDVFCAYAPQLEDATLPQSDDILNALRDLVAY; translated from the coding sequence ATGGCTTCCGAAGCCGCCGCGCCCCGGGTGGACAAGTACGAGGGGCTGACGCGGGACGACCTCCTCCGCGCCTTCCGCAACATGGTGACCTCCCGGCGGATTGACGACCGGGAGATCCAGCTCAAGCGGCAGAACCGCATCTTCTTCCAGATCTCCGGGGCGGGCCACGAGGCGCTCCAGACGGCGATCGCCGCCCACATGAAGAAGGGCGTCGACTGGCTCTTCCCGTACTACCGCGACCGCGCGCTCTGCCTCGGGCTCGGCGTGACGCCCCGCGAGATGTTCCTCGAGGCCGTCGGCGCCGCCGCCGACCCCGCCTCCTCCGGCCGCCAGATGCCGTCGCACTGGGGCTCGGCGCGGCTGAACGTCTTCACCACCTCCTCCCCGACGGGCTCCGAGTGCCTGCCGGGCGTCGGCGCCGCCGAGGCGGGCCGCTTTCTCCTCCGCCCCGACGCCGCCGCGATCCGCGACCAGGCGTCGCGCGCGTCCGCGGACGAGGTCGTCGTCGTCACGATCGGCGACGGGGCGACGTCGGAGGGCGAGTTCTGGGAAGCGCTCAACTCCGCGGCGACGCTCAAGCTCCCGGTCGTCTTCGTCGTCGAGGACAACGGCTACGCGATCTCGGTGCCCGTCGAGGTCAACACGCCCGGCGGCTCCATCTCGCGCCTCGTGCGCTCCTGGCCGGGCATCTTCGTCGTCGAGGTGGACGGCTGTGACTACCTGGCGTCCTACGACGCGTTCCGGTACGCGTTCGCGTACGCGCGCGAACGGAAGGGCCCCGCGCTCGTCCACGGGCACGTCGTCAGGCCGTACTCGCACTCCCTCTCCGACGACGAGAAGCTCTACCGCCCCGAGAACGAGCGCCAGAAGGACGCCGAGCGCGACCCGATCGTCCTCTTCGAGAAGTTCCTGCTCGACGAGAATCTCGCGACGGCGGACGAGATCAAGGCCCTCCGTGACGAGGTCGACGCCGAGGTGGGTCGCGCCGCGGACGAGGCGCTCGCGAGCCCGCAGCCGGCCGCCGAGACCGTCTTCGAGAACGTGACCTCCCCCGACGCCGACCCGACGTCGGCCGCGTTCGACACGGAGGACGCCCCCGCGTTCTCCGGCGAGCCCACGACGATGGTCGACCTCGTCAACGCGGCGCTCCGGGACGAAATGGCGCGCGACGGGAGGATTGCCGTGTGGGGCGAGGACGTCGCGGACGCGAGCCGCGTCGACGTCCTCGGCGAGGTGAAGGGCAAGGGCGGCGTCTTCAAGGTCACCGCGGGGCTCCAGAAGGCCTACGGCAATGCGCGGGTCTTCAACGCGCCGCTCGCGGAAGCGAGCATCGTGGGCCGAGCGATCGGCTGGGCCGCGCGCGGTCTCAAGCCCGTCGTCGAGATCCAGTTCTTCGACTACATCTGGCCCGCGATGCAGCAGCTGCGCGACGAGCTCGCGACGGTGCGCTGGCGCTCGGGCGGCGCGTGGAAGGCGCCCGTCGTCGTCCGCGTGCCGATCGGCGGCTATCTCACGGGCGGCGGGCCGTACCACTCGCAGTCCGGCGAGGTGACGTTCGCGCACATCCCGGGCCTCAGGGTCGTGATGCCGTCGAACGCGCTCGACGCGAATGGCCTCCTGCGCACCGCGATCCGGTGCGACGACCCCGTCCTCTTCCTCGAGCACAAGCACCTCTACCGCCAGACGCACAACAAGGGGCGCTACCCGGGCCGGGACTTCATGATCCCGTTCGGGAAGGCGAAGGTCGTCCGGCCCGGCGAGGACGTGACGGTCGTGACGTACGGCGCGACGGTCTACCGCAGCGCGGTCGCCGCGGCGGCGCTCGCCGAGGAGACGGGCCGGCACGCCGAGGTGATCGACCTTCGCACGCTCGCGCCGTACGACTGGGAAGCGATCGCGACGAGCGTGAAGAAGACGAACCGGCTCCTGGTCGTCCACGAGGACTGGAAGACGCACGGCTTCGGCGCCGAGATCGCGGCGCGCGCGGCCGACGAGCTCTTCGAGTGGCTGGACGCCCCGGTGCGCCGCGTCGCGGCGAAGGACGTCTTCTGCGCCTACGCGCCGCAGCTCGAGGACGCGACGCTCCCGCAGAGCGACGACATCCTCAACGCCCTCCGCGACCTGGTCGCGTACTGA
- a CDS encoding fatty acid desaturase, which translates to MKSGYYHHAIGDLRARLSAAVPNEVLKALHRKSPARHFAVVLRQVVLFAGAFALGWQFESLWVRIPCALVLGFVVFDGTVLLHEVVHKAVFDGDRPGAYRALGLLYALPSGISPTQFTRWHLDHHAELGSSTDDPKRAHLSPKINARWLKLLYATPALFPIYFRAARKETATYPETLRRRIAGERLAAILLHLVTAALIARFGGGARLVWLYLVPVFLVFPPAFALNRLGQHYDIVPGEPAKWGTRMARSPLWEFVYLWSNLHLEHHYYPAVPFYRLPALNTALVPFFEKEGVPARRYRDLLRGWIVENRAPHSDWSAPAAPTAPAA; encoded by the coding sequence ATGAAGTCGGGCTATTACCACCACGCGATCGGGGACCTCAGGGCGCGCCTCTCGGCCGCCGTGCCGAACGAGGTCCTCAAGGCGCTGCACCGCAAGAGCCCCGCGCGGCACTTCGCTGTCGTCCTGCGCCAGGTCGTCCTCTTCGCGGGCGCGTTCGCGCTCGGCTGGCAGTTCGAGAGCCTCTGGGTCCGGATCCCGTGCGCGCTCGTCCTCGGCTTCGTCGTCTTCGACGGGACCGTCCTCCTCCACGAGGTCGTCCACAAGGCCGTCTTCGACGGCGACCGGCCCGGCGCCTACCGCGCGCTCGGCCTCCTCTACGCGCTGCCGTCGGGGATCTCGCCGACCCAGTTCACGCGCTGGCACCTCGACCATCACGCCGAGCTCGGCTCCTCGACGGACGACCCGAAGCGCGCGCACCTGTCTCCGAAGATCAACGCGCGCTGGCTCAAGCTCCTGTACGCGACGCCGGCGCTCTTCCCGATCTACTTCCGCGCCGCGCGGAAGGAGACCGCGACGTACCCCGAGACGCTCCGGCGCCGCATCGCGGGCGAGCGCCTCGCGGCGATCCTTCTCCATCTCGTGACGGCCGCGCTGATCGCGCGATTCGGCGGCGGCGCGCGCCTCGTCTGGCTCTACCTCGTCCCGGTATTCCTCGTCTTCCCGCCGGCCTTCGCGCTGAACCGCCTCGGCCAGCACTACGACATCGTGCCGGGCGAGCCCGCGAAGTGGGGCACGCGCATGGCGCGCTCGCCGCTCTGGGAGTTCGTCTACCTCTGGTCGAACCTCCACCTCGAGCACCACTACTACCCCGCCGTGCCGTTCTACCGCCTGCCGGCGCTCAACACGGCGCTCGTCCCCTTCTTCGAGAAGGAAGGCGTCCCGGCGCGGCGGTACCGCGACCTCCTCCGCGGCTGGATCGTCGAGAACCGCGCGCCCCATTCGGACTGGAGCGCGCCGGCCGCCCCGACGGCGCCCGCCGCGTAG
- a CDS encoding glycosyltransferase family 2 protein: MSAPEISVALPVFNEADNLDELKDRLVKALDAVGRTWEIVFVDDGSQDGSFEKMAAFARVDRRIRALRFSRNFGHQMALTAGVDAARGRVVAVMDADLQDPPELLVDMLKRIDEGYEVVYAQRTKREGESAFKLWTAHVFYRLLKRWTNVDIPVDVGDFRLMGPKAVAAFRRLRERHRFIRGMTAWVGFRQIGVGYVRPPRTRGETKFPLRKMLRFALDGLTSFSHVPLQLATWLGFLVSGFAFLYILVVVALKVLGINERGWTTLMGWILLLGGVQLLMIGVLGEYLGRIYDEVKGRPLYLVAEEVGGDEA, translated from the coding sequence ATGAGCGCGCCCGAGATCTCCGTCGCCCTGCCCGTCTTCAACGAGGCCGACAACCTCGACGAGCTGAAGGACCGCCTCGTGAAGGCGCTCGACGCCGTGGGCCGGACGTGGGAGATCGTCTTCGTCGACGACGGCAGCCAGGACGGCTCGTTCGAGAAGATGGCGGCGTTTGCGCGCGTGGACCGCCGCATCCGCGCCCTCCGCTTCTCGCGCAACTTCGGCCACCAGATGGCGCTCACGGCGGGCGTCGACGCGGCGCGCGGGCGCGTCGTCGCCGTGATGGACGCCGACCTGCAGGACCCGCCCGAGCTCCTCGTCGACATGCTGAAGAGGATCGACGAGGGGTACGAGGTCGTCTACGCGCAGCGCACGAAGCGCGAGGGCGAGAGCGCCTTCAAGCTCTGGACCGCCCACGTCTTCTACCGGCTCCTCAAGCGCTGGACGAACGTGGACATCCCCGTCGACGTCGGCGACTTCCGCCTCATGGGGCCGAAGGCCGTCGCCGCGTTCCGGAGGCTGCGCGAGCGGCACCGGTTCATCCGCGGGATGACGGCCTGGGTCGGCTTCCGCCAGATCGGTGTTGGGTACGTGCGCCCGCCGCGGACCCGCGGCGAGACGAAGTTCCCGCTGCGCAAGATGCTCCGCTTCGCGCTCGACGGCCTCACGTCCTTCAGCCACGTCCCGCTCCAGCTCGCGACGTGGCTCGGCTTTCTCGTGTCGGGCTTCGCGTTCCTCTACATCCTCGTCGTCGTCGCGCTCAAGGTGCTCGGGATCAACGAGCGCGGCTGGACGACGCTGATGGGGTGGATCCTCCTCCTCGGCGGCGTCCAGCTCCTCATGATCGGCGTCCTCGGCGAATACCTCGGCCGCATCTACGACGAGGTGAAGGGCCGGCCGCTCTACCTCGTGGCGGAAGAGGTCGGGGGGGACGAGGCCTGA
- a CDS encoding TIGR03663 family protein: MTAATAPAAPPLSAFEKRAWIGLIALSLFLHLARLGTHAFHHDESIHAYASVRLLKEGAYKYDPIYHGPVQYFAVTAVFAVSSVVGKAVGVLTGFAAAKTWDGTSDFTARLAPALAGVALTAMAFLLRRRFGGRAAFAAGALCALSPNLLYYTRFCRDDAWSLLGTAGLFLWLDEYLATRRVRDLAVAGLWAAVAFASKENFYVLLALMVPSVAAAWLEPGRGLDVWNRLRRLIDWFEENATAVVGALLLFFVTSEVLYTVFLVHPESGNPAFDAISYWWGQHKMERVGGPKTFYLPRLLQYEFAILLPALAYIVLRWRKLSFAERFVAGWALSSVAMYAYLGEKAGWLLVHQVLPFLPLAGAAWALLAEKGAGWRLAGAATAFASVATALTLSFVYPDLSPNSRKAESTIQVQTCPEVLGIVDEILRSGRAGEVPAAIVSGEAGWPLSWYVRPAPVNWQPPTGEMHPPIVVCDDADADKQAQILGPGYARDHVPFRAWWIPDTALSPLRPSPGQLLRYLFTRDAWDRQDGNNPIGAVWVTVFRRQYPAGSPPPAPPPPPPQESPAAEPKAPS, translated from the coding sequence ATGACGGCCGCGACCGCGCCCGCCGCGCCGCCGCTCTCGGCGTTCGAGAAGAGGGCCTGGATCGGCCTGATCGCCCTCTCGCTGTTCCTGCACCTCGCCCGTCTCGGAACGCACGCGTTCCACCACGACGAGTCGATCCACGCGTACGCGTCGGTGCGGCTCCTCAAGGAAGGCGCCTACAAGTACGACCCGATCTACCACGGACCCGTGCAGTACTTCGCCGTCACGGCCGTGTTCGCGGTTTCGTCGGTGGTCGGCAAGGCGGTCGGAGTCCTGACCGGGTTCGCAGCGGCCAAGACGTGGGACGGAACGTCCGACTTCACGGCCCGTCTCGCCCCCGCGCTGGCGGGCGTCGCCCTCACCGCGATGGCCTTCCTCCTGCGCCGGCGGTTCGGCGGGCGCGCCGCGTTCGCGGCGGGAGCGCTTTGCGCGCTTTCGCCGAACCTCCTCTACTACACGCGCTTCTGCCGCGACGACGCCTGGAGCCTCCTCGGAACCGCGGGGCTCTTCCTGTGGCTCGACGAGTACCTCGCGACGCGGCGCGTCCGGGACCTCGCGGTCGCGGGCCTCTGGGCGGCCGTGGCGTTTGCCTCCAAGGAGAACTTCTACGTTCTCCTCGCGCTCATGGTCCCGTCCGTCGCGGCCGCGTGGTTGGAGCCCGGGCGCGGCCTCGACGTCTGGAACCGTCTCAGGCGCCTCATCGACTGGTTCGAGGAGAACGCGACGGCCGTCGTGGGCGCGCTCCTTCTCTTCTTCGTCACGTCCGAGGTCCTCTACACGGTCTTCCTCGTCCACCCGGAGTCGGGCAACCCCGCGTTCGACGCGATCTCGTACTGGTGGGGCCAGCACAAGATGGAGCGCGTCGGCGGGCCGAAGACGTTCTACCTCCCGCGCCTCCTCCAGTACGAGTTCGCGATCCTGCTCCCCGCGCTCGCGTACATCGTGCTGCGCTGGCGGAAGCTCTCCTTCGCCGAGCGCTTCGTCGCGGGCTGGGCCCTGTCCTCGGTCGCGATGTACGCGTATCTCGGCGAGAAGGCCGGCTGGCTTCTCGTGCACCAGGTCCTCCCGTTCCTCCCGCTCGCGGGCGCCGCGTGGGCGCTCCTCGCGGAGAAGGGCGCCGGGTGGCGGCTCGCCGGCGCCGCGACCGCGTTCGCCTCGGTGGCGACGGCGCTCACGCTCTCGTTCGTCTACCCCGACCTCTCCCCGAACTCGCGGAAGGCCGAGTCCACGATCCAGGTGCAGACGTGTCCCGAAGTGCTCGGGATCGTCGACGAGATCCTCCGCTCCGGCCGCGCCGGCGAGGTGCCGGCCGCGATCGTCTCGGGCGAGGCCGGCTGGCCGCTGAGCTGGTACGTCCGGCCGGCGCCCGTGAACTGGCAGCCGCCGACGGGCGAGATGCACCCGCCGATCGTCGTCTGCGACGACGCCGACGCCGACAAGCAGGCGCAGATCCTCGGCCCCGGCTACGCGCGCGACCACGTGCCGTTCCGCGCCTGGTGGATTCCCGACACCGCGCTCTCGCCGCTGCGCCCGAGCCCGGGCCAGCTCCTGCGCTACCTCTTCACGCGCGACGCGTGGGATCGCCAGGACGGCAACAACCCGATCGGCGCCGTGTGGGTCACCGTATTCCGCCGGCAGTACCCGGCGGGTTCGCCTCCGCCCGCGCCGCCTCCTCCGCCGCCGCAGGAGTCGCCGGCCGCCGAGCCGAAGGCTCCGTCCTGA
- a CDS encoding NAD(P)/FAD-dependent oxidoreductase, which yields MSAASPRVAVIGGGLAGLVAADRLLGAGLPVTVFEKFPEAGGLVGVVEVGGTALERYYHHLFTSDVDYVSFAEEFGLGADLMWLKSRMGFFAGGKLWDFGTPASLLSFAPLGIMGRLQFVLSTLKLRQSKDWQSLEGDTAIGWMRRSGYSRALDAVWGPLLFQKYGRRAEDVGLVWLWGKIALRTRSRDKTGLGERLGYLKGSFGRGVAAVLERVKARGGDVRTSRPVKIVKKTGGGFDVEFAGGTETFDLVLSTVAIPELLRLAPDLPEDVRKTWSAISYCHALCPILELDRSLSPYYWLNVGDASMPFGGVIEHTNFIPKEEYGGRHVVYISNYVLPDDPKWKSPDAALWAEYLPALKRINPAFDESWILKKQIGRAEYAQPIVVPGYSKLLPPLETPVPGLWSACMAQIYPEDRGQNYAVRIGRDAADAILKKLRG from the coding sequence GTGAGCGCCGCTTCTCCTCGTGTCGCCGTGATCGGCGGAGGCCTCGCGGGGCTCGTCGCGGCGGACCGCCTCCTCGGAGCGGGTCTCCCCGTGACGGTCTTCGAGAAGTTCCCCGAGGCCGGCGGGCTCGTCGGCGTCGTCGAAGTGGGCGGGACGGCCCTCGAGCGCTACTACCACCACCTCTTCACGAGCGACGTCGACTACGTGTCCTTCGCCGAGGAGTTCGGCCTCGGCGCGGACCTCATGTGGCTGAAGTCCCGGATGGGGTTCTTCGCGGGCGGGAAGCTCTGGGACTTCGGCACACCCGCGTCGCTTCTCTCGTTCGCGCCGCTCGGGATCATGGGGCGGCTCCAGTTCGTCCTCTCGACGCTGAAGCTCCGGCAGAGCAAGGACTGGCAGAGCCTCGAGGGCGACACCGCGATCGGTTGGATGCGCCGCAGCGGGTACTCCCGCGCGCTCGACGCCGTGTGGGGCCCGCTGCTCTTCCAGAAGTACGGGCGGCGCGCCGAGGACGTCGGGCTCGTGTGGCTCTGGGGAAAGATCGCGCTCCGCACGCGCTCGCGCGACAAGACCGGGCTCGGCGAACGCCTCGGATACCTGAAGGGCTCGTTCGGGCGCGGCGTCGCCGCCGTGCTCGAGCGCGTCAAGGCGCGCGGCGGGGACGTGCGGACGTCGCGCCCCGTGAAGATCGTGAAGAAAACTGGCGGCGGCTTCGACGTGGAGTTCGCGGGCGGGACCGAGACGTTCGACCTCGTCCTCTCGACGGTCGCGATCCCCGAGCTCCTCCGGCTCGCGCCGGACCTCCCGGAGGACGTGCGGAAGACGTGGAGCGCGATCTCCTACTGTCACGCGCTCTGCCCGATCCTCGAGCTCGACCGCTCGCTGTCGCCCTATTACTGGCTGAACGTCGGCGACGCGTCGATGCCGTTCGGCGGCGTCATCGAGCACACGAACTTCATCCCGAAGGAGGAATACGGGGGCCGGCACGTCGTCTACATCTCGAACTACGTCCTCCCGGACGACCCGAAGTGGAAAAGCCCGGACGCGGCGCTCTGGGCCGAGTACCTCCCTGCGCTCAAGCGCATCAACCCCGCCTTTGACGAGAGCTGGATCCTGAAGAAGCAGATCGGGCGCGCCGAGTACGCTCAGCCCATCGTCGTGCCGGGCTACTCGAAGCTCCTGCCGCCGCTCGAGACACCCGTGCCCGGGCTGTGGTCCGCGTGCATGGCGCAGATCTACCCGGAGGACCGCGGCCAGAACTACGCCGTGCGCATCGGGCGCGACGCGGCGGACGCCATCCTGAAGAAGCTGCGCGGCTAG
- the dinB gene encoding DNA polymerase IV, giving the protein MDAFYTSVEQRDDPALKGRPVAVGGDPKGRGVVAAASYEARKFGVRSAIPMARAVRLCPQLVIVKPDFRKYSAVSKEIFALYRAVTPLVEPLSLDEAYLDVTENAWGESLGMQVAKRLKAQVRETTRLTVSAGVAPNKFLAKIASGWKKPDGLTVIAPERMEAFLAKLPVDALWGVGPKTAERLRAIGCAKLVDVRAADPAALRRVVGSWAESLVRLAHGDDARPVVPDRTRKSVSTEDTFREDLADLREMRTIVESMARHDASFLAEKRLLARTVTLKVRYADFTTVTRSDSARPTRDADELAARAAALLDRTEAGARPVRLLGVGVHGLVSPGAPGPDGQLPLWSD; this is encoded by the coding sequence ATGGACGCCTTCTACACGTCCGTCGAGCAGCGCGACGATCCCGCGCTCAAGGGCCGTCCCGTCGCCGTGGGCGGGGACCCGAAGGGGCGCGGCGTCGTCGCGGCTGCGAGCTACGAGGCCCGCAAGTTCGGCGTCCGCTCCGCGATCCCGATGGCGCGCGCGGTGCGCCTCTGCCCGCAGCTCGTGATCGTGAAGCCCGACTTCCGGAAGTACTCCGCCGTGTCGAAGGAGATCTTCGCCCTCTACCGCGCGGTCACGCCGCTCGTCGAGCCGCTCTCCCTCGACGAGGCTTACCTCGACGTCACGGAGAACGCGTGGGGCGAGTCGCTCGGGATGCAGGTGGCGAAACGGCTCAAGGCGCAGGTCCGGGAGACGACGCGCCTGACGGTCTCCGCCGGCGTCGCGCCGAACAAGTTCCTCGCGAAGATCGCCTCGGGCTGGAAGAAGCCGGACGGCCTCACCGTGATCGCGCCGGAGCGCATGGAGGCGTTTCTCGCGAAGCTTCCCGTGGACGCGCTCTGGGGCGTCGGGCCGAAGACGGCCGAGCGGCTGAGGGCCATCGGCTGCGCGAAGCTCGTGGACGTGCGCGCGGCGGACCCCGCCGCGCTCCGCCGCGTCGTCGGCAGCTGGGCCGAGTCGCTCGTCCGGCTCGCGCACGGCGACGACGCCCGTCCCGTCGTACCCGACCGGACCCGGAAGTCCGTCAGCACGGAGGACACGTTCCGCGAGGACCTAGCCGACCTCCGGGAGATGCGGACGATCGTCGAGTCGATGGCGCGGCACGACGCCTCGTTCCTCGCCGAAAAGCGGCTCCTCGCGCGCACGGTCACGCTCAAGGTGCGGTACGCGGACTTCACGACCGTCACGCGCAGCGACAGCGCGCGGCCGACGCGCGACGCCGACGAGCTCGCGGCGCGGGCGGCGGCGCTGCTCGACCGGACGGAAGCGGGAGCGCGGCCCGTGCGCCTCCTCGGCGTGGGCGTCCACGGCCTCGTCTCGCCGGGCGCTCCGGGCCCGGACGGCCAGCTGCCGCTCTGGTCCGACTAG